In the genome of Acidimicrobiales bacterium, one region contains:
- a CDS encoding TIGR03619 family F420-dependent LLM class oxidoreductase translates to MKVRIGYGLGTSGMSGEAERFGPFVDDLERLHFDSLWLSERVGSGAPDPLAALAFAAGRTQRLKLGTSVLVVPGRNPVLLAKELATIDRLSDGRLLPAVGLGAVDPHEQQAFGVERGDRAAWFDEAVPLLRRLWQGEPVDHRGERFRLDGVRVLPTPVQEPLELWLGGRAPSELRRVGRLGDGWLPSFCTPDDVVAGRKLVEEAAAAAGRTIDPEHWGALVAYATRPLPDRVAALLAKRRPDIDPTAIVPVGLPALRATLERFCEVGTSKFVVVPVDEPADWTEALEAVAEAVLPLQV, encoded by the coding sequence GTGAAGGTACGCATCGGCTACGGCCTCGGCACCTCGGGCATGAGCGGCGAGGCGGAGCGCTTCGGGCCCTTCGTCGACGACCTCGAGCGGCTCCACTTCGACTCGCTGTGGCTCTCGGAGCGGGTGGGCAGCGGCGCGCCGGACCCCCTCGCCGCCCTTGCCTTCGCCGCCGGCCGGACCCAGCGCCTCAAGCTCGGCACCAGCGTGCTCGTGGTCCCCGGCCGCAACCCGGTGCTCCTGGCCAAGGAGCTGGCCACCATCGACCGCCTCTCCGACGGGCGCCTGCTGCCCGCCGTGGGGCTCGGCGCGGTCGACCCCCACGAGCAGCAGGCCTTCGGCGTCGAGCGCGGCGACCGGGCCGCGTGGTTCGACGAGGCCGTCCCGCTCCTGCGCCGGCTGTGGCAGGGCGAGCCGGTGGACCACCGTGGCGAGCGGTTCCGGCTGGACGGCGTGCGGGTCCTGCCCACACCGGTGCAGGAGCCCCTCGAGCTGTGGCTCGGGGGACGGGCTCCCTCGGAGCTGCGGCGGGTGGGCCGCCTCGGCGACGGCTGGCTCCCGTCGTTCTGCACGCCCGACGACGTGGTGGCCGGGCGCAAGCTCGTGGAGGAGGCGGCGGCCGCCGCCGGGCGGACCATCGACCCCGAGCACTGGGGCGCCTTGGTCGCCTACGCAACGAGGCCGCTGCCCGATCGGGTGGCCGCCCTCCTGGCCAAGCGCCGACCCGACATCGACCCGACCGCCATCGTCCCCGTGGGCCTGCCCGCCCTGCGCGCCACCCTCGAGCGCTTCTGCGAGGTGGGTACCTCCAAGTTCGTGGTGGTCCCCGTCGACGAGCCCGCCGACTGGACCGAGGCGCTCGAGGCGGTTGCAGAGGCGGTCCTCCCCCTCCAGGTCTGA